The Clostridia bacterium genome includes a window with the following:
- a CDS encoding response regulator transcription factor, producing the protein MDKIKILIADDHSIVREGLKQLLELEADFEVIGQASNGVETIERVEALKPDVLLLDINMPIMNGIKALKKLKEDGIDTRVVILTIHEDREYLLETMQIGASGYILKDSDSASFFKAIRDAYIGESYIQPKLAAELIREFNRPRGTRIKNENELTQREYEVITLIADGLNNKDIAERLFISEKTVKNHVSNIFRKINVSDRTQAAIYAYKNNIKK; encoded by the coding sequence GTGGATAAGATAAAGATATTGATTGCAGATGACCACTCCATAGTCAGAGAAGGACTCAAACAACTCCTGGAACTGGAAGCTGACTTTGAAGTTATAGGACAGGCTTCCAATGGAGTTGAAACCATAGAGAGAGTTGAGGCGCTTAAACCTGATGTACTGCTTCTGGATATAAACATGCCTATAATGAATGGTATAAAAGCACTGAAGAAGCTCAAGGAAGACGGAATAGACACAAGAGTTGTAATACTTACAATACATGAGGACAGGGAATATCTGTTGGAGACAATGCAAATAGGAGCTTCTGGTTATATTCTTAAAGATTCCGATTCGGCCAGTTTCTTTAAGGCTATAAGGGATGCTTATATAGGTGAGTCGTACATACAACCCAAGCTGGCAGCAGAACTAATAAGGGAATTCAACAGGCCAAGGGGTACCAGAATTAAGAATGAAAATGAGCTGACACAGAGAGAATATGAGGTAATAACCCTTATAGCGGATGGTTTGAACAATAAGGATATTGCCGAAAGACTTTTCATAAGTGAAAAGACAGTAAAGAACCATGTTTCCAACATATTCAGGAAAATAAACGTCAGTGACAGAACACAAGCAGCTATTTATGCATATAAGAATAATATTAAGAAGTAG
- a CDS encoding hemolysin family protein, producing the protein MDGDLWTQMLVILLLIGLNAFFAASEMAIVSVRQSRLKPLVDEGNKAAIIVKKFLEEPSKLLATIQIGITFAGFLASAIGAQTLSSSLTVFLAGLNVPVISHSASWISTFIVTTIIALFTLVLGELVPKRMALSQSDKIALSVAGTINFFSKVASPAVKFLTVSTNFIVKLLGGKVTSTGEQITEEEIRLMINVGEEKGIFQETETEMINSIFEFDDTVAKEVMTPRTDIIAIGSEVSLEEILDIIVAENFSRIPVYEESIDNIIGVLYVKDLFSMIKRKMEWEVSLKNIIRPVYFVPEYKKIDELFKEMQKSKNHIAVVIDEYGGTAGLITIEDLLEEIVGNIFDEYDDVVLDYEKIDDNTYIVSGMLDIDDVNDILDSNIPEEEFDTISGMLLSHSGKMPEVGDEVDMGNLYFRIEEVDDKRISKIRIEKRAVDPNKAEEPQ; encoded by the coding sequence ATGGACGGAGACTTATGGACGCAAATGCTGGTCATATTATTATTAATAGGTCTTAATGCGTTTTTTGCTGCCTCTGAAATGGCTATAGTTTCGGTAAGGCAGTCCAGACTTAAACCTCTTGTTGATGAGGGCAACAAAGCTGCAATTATTGTAAAAAAATTTCTTGAGGAGCCAAGCAAGCTGCTGGCTACTATTCAAATTGGCATTACCTTTGCCGGATTTCTTGCAAGTGCCATAGGTGCGCAGACACTATCGTCAAGCTTGACTGTATTTCTTGCAGGCTTGAATGTTCCGGTAATATCACATTCCGCATCATGGATTTCTACATTTATTGTAACCACCATAATAGCACTGTTTACTTTAGTGCTGGGTGAACTTGTTCCAAAGAGGATGGCGCTTTCCCAGTCCGATAAGATCGCACTTTCGGTTGCAGGCACTATAAATTTTTTTTCCAAGGTCGCTTCGCCTGCTGTCAAATTTCTTACCGTTTCCACAAACTTCATAGTTAAACTTCTGGGTGGTAAGGTCACATCCACTGGAGAACAGATAACGGAAGAGGAAATCCGTCTAATGATAAATGTCGGGGAAGAGAAGGGAATATTCCAGGAAACTGAGACCGAAATGATCAACAGTATCTTTGAGTTTGATGATACAGTTGCAAAGGAAGTAATGACTCCAAGAACTGATATTATAGCAATAGGCTCAGAAGTCTCCCTTGAAGAGATTCTTGATATCATAGTGGCGGAGAATTTCTCGAGGATTCCGGTATATGAAGAATCTATTGATAATATAATAGGAGTCTTGTATGTAAAAGATCTTTTCAGCATGATAAAAAGGAAAATGGAATGGGAAGTATCCCTTAAAAATATAATCAGACCTGTATATTTCGTGCCAGAGTATAAGAAAATCGATGAGCTTTTCAAGGAAATGCAGAAATCGAAAAACCACATCGCAGTTGTCATAGACGAATATGGCGGTACTGCGGGATTAATAACAATAGAGGACCTGCTTGAAGAAATAGTTGGTAACATATTTGATGAGTATGATGACGTTGTCTTGGATTACGAAAAGATAGACGACAACACATACATTGTCAGCGGTATGCTGGATATAGACGATGTAAACGACATACTAGACTCTAATATACCTGAAGAGGAGTTTGATACAATAAGCGGAATGCTTCTCAGCCACTCAGGCAAAATGCCGGAGGTAGGCGATGAAGTGGATATGGGCAATTTGTACTTCAGGATAGAAGAAGTAGATGACAAGAGGATTTCGAAGATAAGAATTGAAAAAAGGGCAGTAGATCCCAATAAAGCAGAAGAGCCGCAGTGA
- a CDS encoding helix-turn-helix domain-containing protein, with amino-acid sequence MGKGNKIYTCPIDLTIDVIGGKWSMWIIWSLLEKELRFGELKRCIPNITEKMLIQQLRLLESFQVISRKVYTQVPPKVEYSLTDRGKKLKPILMSIREWGIEHLHQISANE; translated from the coding sequence ATGGGAAAGGGAAATAAGATATATACGTGTCCTATTGATTTAACTATTGATGTAATCGGCGGAAAGTGGAGTATGTGGATTATCTGGTCACTGCTTGAAAAAGAGTTAAGGTTTGGTGAGCTTAAAAGATGTATTCCTAACATTACCGAAAAGATGCTGATACAGCAGCTCAGACTCCTAGAAAGCTTCCAGGTGATTAGTAGGAAAGTCTATACTCAAGTACCACCCAAAGTTGAATATTCATTAACGGATCGCGGGAAAAAGCTTAAACCTATACTCATGAGCATTAGAGAATGGGGAATAGAACACTTGCACCAAATAAGTGCTAATGAATAA
- a CDS encoding sodium:solute symporter family protein, with translation MINTGALIIVVVYLIGMLGVGWYTNKYMIKNSTDYMLAGRSLGAIMVACSLSANNIGGGSTVGLAGKAFGNWGMSAVWYVLAAAIGIIPMAFFAPKLRKVLAFTIPEVVGRRFGKSAHLITAVLNIVSLFCLTASQVLASGVIISVLVGMNINLAILLAGVITIIYTAMGGLLADAFTDLFQWIIIFFGLLICLPFIISGAGGWEAVISKVPPAKMSFTGIGFATVLSLIFQYFITFMSGPEMVSRIFSAKDEKEGRKATIMSAIFMGLFAFIPAIIGIVAFATVPEVKANVALATVVFKFSPSLIAGLVCAAIIASTMSSADSNMLCASTIFTKDIYQKYINPKVEDKTLITMTRVGNVVIGIGAMCIALFQLNIITLNIFAFMLRAAGPFAAFVLALTWKQATKSAGLVSIICGSVAGIYWQILKEPYGILAIVFGTAIGLLSFVITVLIEKNFPGRTAPQLEELNS, from the coding sequence ATGATTAACACAGGAGCTCTAATTATTGTCGTTGTTTACCTTATCGGTATGTTGGGAGTAGGCTGGTATACCAACAAATACATGATAAAAAACAGTACAGATTACATGCTGGCCGGACGTTCACTGGGTGCAATAATGGTAGCATGCAGCTTGTCAGCAAACAACATTGGCGGTGGGAGTACGGTAGGTCTCGCTGGCAAGGCATTTGGAAACTGGGGCATGTCTGCCGTTTGGTATGTACTTGCAGCAGCAATCGGAATTATTCCTATGGCTTTCTTTGCTCCTAAGCTCAGAAAGGTCTTGGCATTCACAATTCCTGAAGTTGTGGGAAGACGATTTGGGAAATCGGCACACCTCATTACCGCGGTTTTGAACATTGTTTCACTATTCTGCCTCACAGCATCTCAGGTGCTTGCTTCAGGAGTCATCATTTCTGTATTGGTTGGAATGAATATTAATCTTGCAATTCTGTTGGCAGGAGTGATAACGATAATCTATACAGCTATGGGTGGATTGCTGGCAGATGCATTTACCGATCTCTTTCAGTGGATTATCATATTCTTTGGTCTTTTAATTTGCTTACCATTTATTATTAGCGGTGCAGGCGGATGGGAAGCTGTTATCAGCAAGGTGCCGCCGGCAAAAATGTCATTTACCGGAATAGGCTTCGCTACTGTTTTAAGCTTAATATTTCAGTACTTCATTACTTTCATGTCCGGTCCGGAAATGGTATCCCGTATCTTTTCAGCAAAGGATGAAAAAGAAGGCAGAAAAGCAACTATCATGTCTGCTATCTTCATGGGACTTTTCGCATTTATACCTGCAATCATTGGTATAGTTGCGTTTGCGACAGTACCTGAAGTAAAGGCAAACGTTGCTCTTGCGACTGTAGTATTTAAGTTTTCACCTAGTTTAATTGCGGGATTGGTGTGTGCAGCTATCATTGCTTCAACGATGTCCAGTGCGGACTCAAATATGCTTTGTGCATCCACAATATTTACAAAGGATATTTATCAGAAATATATTAACCCTAAGGTTGAGGATAAAACTCTGATTACAATGACAAGAGTCGGCAATGTTGTAATAGGCATAGGCGCGATGTGTATCGCTCTGTTCCAGCTCAACATTATTACCCTTAACATCTTTGCATTTATGCTGCGTGCAGCAGGACCCTTCGCAGCATTTGTACTGGCATTAACATGGAAACAGGCCACTAAGTCGGCAGGTCTTGTTTCGATAATTTGCGGTAGTGTGGCAGGTATATACTGGCAGATACTGAAGGAGCCATACGGCATACTTGCGATCGTATTCGGTACGGCAATAGGCTTGCTCTCTTTTGTAATTACAGTATTAATTGAGAAAAACTTCCCGGGAAGAACAGCTCCTCAGTTGGAAGAATTAAACAGTTAA
- a CDS encoding flavin reductase family protein — MEKVKLGKRNLVYPLPVVLVGTNTNGKPNYLTVSFCSVVSKNPAMLAISLSKEQYSRIGIHESGQFSVNIPSSDMVELIDYCGLVSGRDTDKSLKFKNFYGLLNVPMIEDCPVNIECKLVKNIELEGSNEIFIGEIIETYSHNDYITNNTPDITKIKPLVISMYDFFYWSIGEKIGKAWSLGKNLINKS, encoded by the coding sequence ATGGAAAAAGTTAAACTTGGAAAGCGTAACCTTGTATACCCACTGCCAGTGGTTCTAGTTGGCACTAATACAAATGGGAAACCCAACTATTTGACAGTATCTTTTTGCTCCGTAGTTAGCAAAAACCCAGCTATGCTTGCAATATCATTAAGTAAAGAACAGTACTCTAGGATAGGTATCCATGAATCTGGTCAATTCAGCGTAAACATCCCTTCATCGGATATGGTCGAATTAATTGACTATTGTGGTCTTGTTTCGGGAAGGGACACTGATAAATCATTAAAGTTTAAAAACTTTTATGGATTACTGAATGTTCCGATGATTGAGGATTGCCCTGTTAATATTGAGTGTAAACTTGTAAAAAACATCGAGCTTGAAGGAAGCAATGAGATATTTATTGGAGAGATTATCGAAACATATTCGCATAACGACTATATCACTAATAACACCCCTGATATAACAAAAATCAAACCACTTGTCATCTCTATGTACGACTTCTTTTACTGGAGTATTGGGGAAAAGATCGGTAAAGCATGGAGTTTAGGAAAGAATCTTATTAATAAGTCCTAA
- a CDS encoding cyclodeaminase/cyclohydrolase family protein: protein MSLLMDMTLRSYCDVLASSEPAPGGGSTAALSGALGASLTMMVVNLSVGKKTYEGLDEHIKEAFMKEFDNVKALQKELTGLVDEDTQAFNKFMEAMKLPKDTEEQKKARGEKMQEASLYALQVPLKTAESCFNLLKNQTSIARYGNKNAVSDVGVGALLALSGLEGAVLNVNINLPGIANEAVRTEAYERCRRFTAEGRKLHDELLDIVNSRIG, encoded by the coding sequence ATGAGTTTATTAATGGATATGACTTTAAGAAGTTACTGTGATGTGCTGGCGAGCAGCGAGCCTGCTCCCGGCGGTGGCAGCACAGCGGCATTGTCAGGCGCCTTGGGCGCATCCCTTACAATGATGGTGGTGAATCTATCAGTTGGGAAGAAAACTTATGAGGGCTTGGATGAACATATAAAAGAGGCGTTCATGAAGGAATTCGACAATGTAAAGGCACTTCAGAAGGAGCTTACAGGATTGGTTGACGAGGATACCCAAGCCTTCAATAAGTTTATGGAGGCAATGAAGCTGCCTAAGGATACAGAGGAACAAAAAAAGGCACGTGGGGAGAAGATGCAGGAAGCAAGTCTATATGCGCTGCAGGTTCCTTTAAAGACTGCTGAAAGCTGCTTTAACCTGCTTAAGAATCAAACTTCAATTGCCAGGTATGGCAATAAGAATGCTGTCTCTGATGTAGGCGTAGGGGCGTTATTAGCCCTTTCAGGATTGGAAGGGGCAGTATTGAATGTAAACATAAACCTTCCGGGAATTGCAAATGAGGCTGTCAGAACAGAGGCTTATGAAAGATGCAGAAGGTTTACTGCCGAAGGCCGTAAGCTTCATGATGAACTGCTTGACATCGTGAATTCAAGGATAGGATAG
- a CDS encoding RNA-binding domain-containing protein codes for MDRQKLYTLLQKPEGTKLDFKAQLSLKTDSEKKEMAKDVAAIANSKGGRGYIVFGIEDGTKNILGIEGKKYTEEQIQQIISQRCDPPVTLNLDIIPIEDNQIAVLTIYKSSQKPHQIRQTGVFYIRRGSTTDIARREEIASMLQESGMLQYERIVLNRVELRELDEKIVNDYISKTGLINTNQDYYTLLEGIGIIGRDEDNGAYHPTVGGLLAFGYHPQLYLPHTGVRLIDKCGVDEVMYFSGPITRMLDEIEDYLSLKIAKMNAGYPIEAVIEAVANAAVHRDYFSLGREIVVLIENNRVEISNPGATCSDEEMPELVEEYNPCRRNQWLYQMLLILDNKGRFLKTGTGLKSIYESFKQHGGAKFINNEKRNLFKVVLPGLMKY; via the coding sequence TTGGATAGGCAAAAGCTGTATACCCTTTTACAGAAGCCGGAAGGCACAAAACTTGATTTTAAAGCCCAGCTTTCCTTAAAGACTGACAGCGAGAAAAAGGAAATGGCCAAGGATGTTGCAGCAATAGCTAATTCAAAAGGGGGCAGGGGTTATATAGTTTTTGGAATAGAGGACGGCACGAAAAACATATTGGGAATAGAAGGGAAAAAGTATACCGAAGAGCAGATACAGCAGATTATAAGCCAAAGGTGTGATCCGCCTGTGACTTTGAATCTTGATATAATCCCCATTGAAGATAACCAGATTGCAGTGCTGACCATATATAAAAGCAGTCAGAAGCCTCATCAGATAAGACAAACCGGAGTATTCTACATAAGAAGAGGTTCAACTACGGATATAGCAAGGCGCGAGGAAATAGCCAGCATGCTGCAGGAATCAGGAATGCTCCAGTATGAAAGAATAGTTCTCAACAGGGTTGAATTAAGGGAATTGGATGAGAAGATAGTTAATGACTACATTTCCAAAACAGGCCTTATCAACACCAATCAAGATTACTACACACTTCTTGAGGGAATTGGTATAATAGGAAGAGACGAGGATAATGGAGCGTATCACCCGACTGTTGGCGGACTTCTTGCTTTCGGCTATCACCCTCAGTTGTACCTTCCTCATACCGGGGTAAGACTGATAGATAAATGCGGTGTGGATGAGGTAATGTATTTTTCGGGCCCAATTACAAGAATGCTGGATGAAATTGAGGATTATCTGAGCTTAAAGATAGCAAAGATGAACGCGGGATACCCTATAGAGGCTGTTATTGAAGCTGTAGCGAATGCTGCCGTACATAGGGACTATTTTTCATTGGGTAGAGAAATCGTCGTATTGATAGAGAATAATAGGGTAGAAATAAGCAATCCCGGTGCCACCTGCAGTGATGAGGAAATGCCGGAGCTTGTTGAGGAATACAACCCCTGCCGAAGGAATCAGTGGTTGTATCAAATGCTTCTGATACTCGACAACAAGGGGAGATTCCTTAAGACAGGAACGGGATTGAAAAGTATATATGAATCCTTCAAACAGCATGGGGGCGCAAAATTCATAAACAATGAAAAAAGGAACCTTTTCAAGGTGGTACTGCCTGGGTTAATGAAATATTGA
- a CDS encoding DUF896 domain-containing protein gives MITKEMIDRINLLAKKSKQEGLNDEEKLEQQVLRGKYIEYIKGQVRHQLDSIEFVEDEHECKHEHHDCDHGCNCKKH, from the coding sequence ATGATAACTAAGGAAATGATAGACAGGATAAACTTGCTAGCTAAAAAATCCAAGCAGGAAGGTTTGAACGATGAAGAGAAGCTGGAGCAGCAGGTGCTTAGGGGAAAATATATTGAATATATAAAAGGGCAAGTAAGACACCAGCTTGATTCAATTGAATTTGTCGAGGACGAGCATGAATGCAAACATGAACATCATGATTGCGACCATGGCTGTAATTGCAAAAAGCACTAG
- a CDS encoding flavin reductase family protein, whose product MAKQMWKPGTLLYPVPAVMVSCRSSEGVNNIITVAWTGIVCSDPAMLYVSIRPERFSYSMIKDTGSFVVNIPNRSLTYAVDFCGVKSGRDVNKFEHLGLTPQKSNLVDVPSIGECPVNLECRVKDIIPLGSHDMFIGEILCVDVEDALLDKTGKLQLNKADLICYNHGEYRALADSLGHFGYSVRKKPKNR is encoded by the coding sequence ATGGCAAAACAGATGTGGAAGCCCGGTACTCTTTTATACCCCGTGCCGGCTGTGATGGTATCCTGCAGAAGCAGTGAAGGTGTGAACAATATCATAACAGTAGCATGGACGGGTATAGTCTGTTCAGATCCGGCTATGCTTTATGTATCTATACGACCTGAAAGATTCTCCTATTCTATGATAAAGGATACCGGCAGCTTTGTAGTAAATATACCGAATAGGAGCCTCACCTATGCAGTCGACTTCTGTGGGGTAAAATCCGGCAGGGATGTCAATAAGTTTGAGCACTTGGGTCTCACACCTCAAAAATCCAACCTGGTCGACGTCCCCTCCATCGGAGAATGCCCGGTAAACCTGGAGTGCAGGGTCAAGGACATAATTCCCTTAGGCTCTCACGATATGTTTATTGGCGAAATACTTTGTGTAGATGTAGAAGACGCGCTATTGGACAAAACCGGAAAGCTGCAGCTTAATAAAGCAGACTTGATATGCTACAATCACGGAGAGTACAGAGCCCTGGCAGATTCACTCGGGCATTTTGGCTACTCAGTCAGGAAAAAGCCGAAAAACAGATGA
- a CDS encoding sensor histidine kinase: MFIIDRLNEIIKSTVDIIEKSKVEIFSIAENSRSECRLVEEELEKVRIIAADLIKQVDRLEKLDKDCRYQLMIVSKNIKEYKEEDVKRAYDKAKDLQVELMTKKVEEQLLIQRRGELERRLKVARDTANKAESLVSKVGVAMGYLSGGLQDLSIQLEDIKQKQYLGVKIIRAQEEERKRVAREIHDGPAQLIANLVIKTELCEKLIDMDKEKAKEELVNLKGFLRSSLSDVRKIIYDLRPMSLDDLGLVPTLQRYISNYVENNKVFVDFLVFGDPKPLKSVIELAAFRIVQEALTNIKKHSEAQNASIRVEFTKEQLNLLISDDGKGFDKSMLKVDRRDDGGYGLLSMKERVELLDGKFDVKTSRGKGTKIFVSISLNINEEG; encoded by the coding sequence GTGTTCATTATAGACAGGTTAAATGAGATAATCAAAAGTACTGTAGATATAATTGAGAAAAGTAAGGTTGAAATATTTAGCATAGCTGAGAATTCTCGTAGTGAATGCCGGCTTGTGGAGGAAGAGCTGGAAAAGGTAAGAATAATTGCAGCAGATTTAATCAAACAGGTGGACAGGCTCGAAAAGCTCGACAAGGATTGCCGGTATCAGCTTATGATAGTGAGCAAGAACATAAAGGAGTACAAGGAAGAGGATGTAAAAAGGGCCTACGATAAGGCCAAGGACCTTCAAGTTGAGTTAATGACGAAAAAGGTAGAGGAACAGTTGCTTATACAGCGGAGAGGTGAGCTGGAGAGAAGGCTCAAAGTTGCTAGAGATACTGCAAACAAAGCGGAATCCCTCGTTTCCAAAGTGGGAGTCGCAATGGGGTATCTCAGCGGCGGACTTCAGGATCTTTCAATACAGCTGGAGGATATCAAGCAGAAGCAATACCTTGGGGTAAAGATTATTAGAGCACAGGAAGAAGAAAGAAAGAGGGTTGCAAGGGAGATACATGATGGCCCTGCACAGCTCATAGCCAATCTTGTTATTAAGACCGAACTGTGTGAAAAGCTTATAGATATGGATAAGGAGAAAGCAAAGGAGGAGCTTGTCAATCTCAAAGGTTTTCTCCGTTCCAGCCTCAGTGATGTAAGAAAAATCATATATGATTTGAGGCCAATGTCCCTGGATGACTTGGGATTGGTTCCCACCCTTCAAAGATATATTTCAAACTATGTTGAAAATAACAAAGTATTTGTTGACTTTTTGGTATTTGGAGATCCAAAGCCATTAAAATCGGTTATAGAGCTTGCTGCATTCAGAATTGTACAGGAGGCACTAACCAATATCAAGAAGCACTCAGAGGCTCAGAATGCGAGTATCAGAGTTGAATTCACCAAGGAACAGTTAAATCTACTAATCAGTGATGATGGAAAGGGCTTTGACAAGAGCATGCTTAAGGTAGACAGACGAGACGACGGAGGCTATGGTTTACTCAGTATGAAAGAGCGGGTAGAACTCCTGGATGGGAAGTTTGATGTGAAGACATCCCGTGGAAAGGGTACTAAAATATTTGTTAGCATTTCTTTGAATATAAATGAGGAGGGATAA
- a CDS encoding chemotaxis protein CheW: MAEVQFVIFKLGKEEYGVNIMQVQEIGPYEEPVKVPNTPAFVEGVMNLRGNVIPVISLKKRFNIPEQELTDNTRTIVINFGEKQIAFIVDDASEVLTLNEANIQETPEIIAGVDRKYITGIGKQGDRLLIILDLNFLLNDQEQVQLATM; the protein is encoded by the coding sequence ATGGCTGAAGTGCAATTTGTTATTTTTAAGCTCGGTAAGGAAGAGTATGGTGTAAATATAATGCAGGTTCAAGAAATTGGGCCTTATGAGGAACCGGTTAAGGTGCCTAATACCCCTGCATTTGTAGAAGGAGTAATGAACCTCAGAGGCAACGTTATTCCGGTTATAAGCTTAAAAAAGAGATTCAATATCCCTGAACAAGAGTTAACTGATAATACCAGGACTATTGTTATCAATTTCGGAGAAAAACAGATCGCCTTTATTGTCGATGACGCATCAGAGGTGTTGACATTGAACGAGGCGAATATTCAGGAGACCCCTGAGATAATAGCCGGGGTGGATAGAAAATATATAACAGGCATAGGAAAACAAGGGGACAGGCTGCTAATAATACTCGACCTGAACTTCCTGCTCAATGATCAGGAGCAGGTACAACTTGCTACCATGTAA
- a CDS encoding glycosyltransferase: MHNYCTIVSKEYLHKGLMLYNSLKKYDASFRLFFICMNEGVKDILSTIISEHAEYILIEDVERQDAMLALVKASRNEKEYEWTSKASIFLYLFNNYPILEHIVWLDSDIVFFSNPEPIFRELDNCSILLTKELFKGDNVKLNNVYGVFNTGLMGFKRDIYALRSIKWFRERCIEWCYNLVLPGKWSDQMYVNDWEERFIRVRVIENIGINATPWNIQGCVINKVDNDIYLDGEKLVFYHYNGFSYFNKKEFDLCYYIELPEAAVSEIYKPYIAEWQRTLELLDSYDKTIYKEKSISTINIQNYYCIYNEDNITYGSNHFCTIIGQSYLIKGLALYLSLKQNLEKFHLWVCCMDEVVYRIMKELQLENVTLYSLDDIEDDELKSAKQNRSFREYCWTMKAPLIIRIFDTSPQVDSIIYLDADTFIFSDLSEVYQEWGNKAILLCKQRDQYNDEIFGIYQAGVIGFRKDEAGVKCLNWWRSKCIEWCYERFDDPLRWGDQKYMNDWTKLFEGVVVARSLGIDTAAWYLKYYNINEENNDIYIEKDKLNIYHFTSFYVLDENEFTLWKWWNLEITDEVSRLIYLPYIKTAKEAIQMIKPFVEDIRLFYSSDLRRDDIANFVSW, from the coding sequence ATGCACAACTACTGTACAATAGTGAGCAAAGAATACCTTCATAAAGGTTTAATGCTTTACAATTCGCTTAAAAAATACGATGCCTCATTTAGGCTGTTCTTTATATGCATGAATGAAGGAGTAAAGGACATATTAAGCACAATAATATCAGAGCATGCGGAATATATCCTGATAGAAGATGTTGAAAGGCAGGATGCAATGCTTGCTTTAGTGAAGGCTAGTCGCAATGAAAAAGAATATGAATGGACCTCAAAAGCATCAATATTTCTATATTTATTTAATAATTACCCTATACTTGAACATATTGTGTGGTTAGACAGTGATATCGTGTTTTTTTCCAACCCAGAGCCTATTTTTAGAGAATTGGACAACTGCTCAATACTGCTAACTAAGGAGCTATTCAAAGGTGATAATGTAAAATTGAACAATGTCTATGGAGTCTTTAATACAGGGCTCATGGGTTTTAAAAGGGATATTTATGCTTTGAGGAGTATAAAATGGTTCAGAGAAAGATGCATTGAATGGTGTTACAACTTGGTGCTACCAGGGAAATGGAGTGACCAGATGTATGTTAATGATTGGGAAGAAAGATTTATTAGAGTAAGAGTTATAGAAAATATTGGAATCAATGCCACTCCGTGGAATATACAAGGTTGTGTAATAAATAAGGTAGACAATGATATTTATCTGGACGGTGAGAAGCTTGTTTTTTATCATTACAATGGATTTAGTTATTTCAATAAGAAAGAATTTGACCTTTGCTATTATATAGAGCTACCTGAAGCTGCAGTAAGTGAAATATATAAGCCGTATATTGCTGAATGGCAGAGAACTTTAGAACTGCTGGATTCTTATGATAAAACGATATACAAAGAAAAAAGCATAAGTACTATTAATATTCAGAACTATTATTGTATTTATAATGAAGACAACATAACTTATGGATCAAATCATTTTTGTACAATTATAGGTCAAAGTTATCTCATTAAGGGATTAGCACTATATTTGTCCCTTAAACAGAATTTAGAAAAGTTTCATTTATGGGTTTGCTGTATGGATGAAGTGGTTTATAGAATAATGAAGGAATTGCAGCTGGAAAATGTGACATTGTATAGTTTGGATGACATTGAAGATGATGAATTGAAGTCTGCAAAACAAAACCGAAGCTTCAGAGAATATTGTTGGACGATGAAAGCTCCATTGATAATTCGCATTTTTGATACCTCTCCACAAGTGGATTCAATTATTTATCTAGATGCTGATACTTTCATATTTAGTGATTTAAGTGAGGTTTATCAAGAATGGGGGAACAAAGCTATACTTTTGTGCAAACAACGAGATCAATATAATGATGAAATCTTCGGTATATATCAAGCTGGCGTGATTGGATTCAGAAAAGATGAAGCTGGTGTCAAATGTTTGAATTGGTGGCGCAGCAAGTGCATCGAGTGGTGTTATGAAAGATTCGACGATCCGCTGCGATGGGGAGATCAGAAATACATGAATGATTGGACTAAACTATTTGAAGGAGTAGTCGTAGCAAGAAGCTTAGGAATAGACACAGCTGCATGGTATCTTAAATACTATAATATTAATGAAGAAAACAATGATATATATATCGAAAAAGACAAATTGAATATATATCATTTTACTAGCTTTTATGTTTTGGACGAAAATGAGTTTACTCTATGGAAATGGTGGAATTTAGAAATTACCGATGAGGTAAGCAGGTTAATATACTTGCCTTATATTAAGACAGCGAAAGAAGCGATACAGATGATAAAACCCTTTGTGGAGGACATACGCTTGTTTTATTCTTCGGATTTACGCAGAGATGATATAGCTAATTTTGTTAGTTGGTAA